A single genomic interval of Thermodesulfobacteriota bacterium harbors:
- a CDS encoding NINE protein: MINENVKRKLAAIFSADVKDYSRLMRDDETATVRTLNACREVMTKLILQHHGRVVDSPGDNLLAEFASVVDGVQAAVAIQKQLKALNAKLAASRRMEFRIGINLGDIIEEGDRIYGDGVNIASRLEALADPGGVCISRTAYDQIEDKLPLGYEYLGEKMVKNIPKPIRAYRVLVEAEGFTKKAWSKEIAKDPPEDRKKEETFIAKPSSEKDRAKDVFHNHLYVYLGVIGFLFLINLFTYSDVIWFHFPALAWGLILFIHWRLQISGIGLIKPTEEGSSISERKRLIAAILAFFFGVFGAHRFYAGKTATGFMQVFTIGGLGIWCFIDFLIILFGEFTDINGKKIKQWV; encoded by the coding sequence ATGATCAACGAAAATGTCAAACGGAAACTTGCGGCGATTTTCAGTGCTGATGTCAAAGATTATAGCCGTCTAATGCGGGATGACGAAACAGCGACTGTCAGAACGCTAAATGCCTGCCGCGAAGTGATGACCAAGCTCATCTTGCAACATCATGGCCGAGTGGTGGATTCGCCGGGCGATAATCTGTTGGCAGAATTTGCCAGTGTCGTTGATGGGGTACAAGCGGCAGTTGCCATACAGAAACAGCTCAAGGCCCTGAACGCCAAACTTGCCGCCAGCCGAAGAATGGAGTTTCGTATTGGGATAAACCTTGGAGACATAATTGAGGAAGGGGATCGAATTTACGGTGATGGAGTTAATATAGCCTCTAGACTGGAGGCATTGGCTGATCCCGGTGGTGTCTGCATCTCTAGAACCGCCTATGATCAAATCGAGGATAAGTTGCCACTGGGTTACGAATATCTCGGGGAAAAAATGGTAAAGAATATCCCCAAACCAATACGGGCATATAGAGTCTTGGTTGAGGCCGAAGGATTTACAAAAAAAGCTTGGAGCAAAGAGATCGCCAAAGACCCACCAGAAGATAGGAAGAAAGAGGAAACTTTCATTGCCAAACCTTCTAGTGAAAAGGACAGGGCTAAAGATGTTTTCCATAACCATCTGTATGTTTATTTAGGCGTGATAGGTTTTCTATTCCTCATCAATTTATTTACTTATAGTGATGTTATTTGGTTCCATTTTCCAGCTCTCGCCTGGGGATTAATATTGTTCATTCACTGGCGGCTGCAAATTTCAGGCATTGGTTTGATAAAGCCGACGGAAGAGGGGTCATCTATTAGCGAAAGGAAAAGATTGATAGCAGCTATTCTGGCTTTCTTCTTCGGGGTTTTTGGGGCTCACAGATTCTACGCAGGAAAAACTGCAACCGGTTTTATGCAGGTTTTCACCATTGGAGGCCTTGGGATTTGGTGCTTCATAGATTTCCTCATCATTCTTTTCGGTGAATTTACCGATATTAACGGGAAAAAAATAAAACAATGGGTATGA